The following proteins are encoded in a genomic region of Flammeovirga pectinis:
- the gcvH gene encoding glycine cleavage system protein GcvH — MNFPAELKYTKDHEWVRVEGEFAYIGITEFAQSELGDIVYVDITSEDEEVAEGEVFGSVEAVKTVSDLFMPVNGEVVEMNEAIDSAPELVNSDPYGEGWMIKIKVADLSEVEALMDSEAYQKEVAN, encoded by the coding sequence ATGAATTTTCCTGCAGAATTAAAGTATACTAAAGATCACGAATGGGTACGTGTTGAAGGTGAATTTGCATACATCGGTATCACAGAATTTGCTCAAAGCGAATTAGGAGATATTGTTTATGTTGATATTACATCAGAAGACGAAGAAGTTGCAGAAGGTGAAGTATTTGGCTCTGTAGAAGCAGTAAAAACTGTTTCTGATTTATTTATGCCAGTGAACGGAGAAGTTGTAGAAATGAACGAAGCAATTGACTCAGCTCCTGAATTAGTAAACTCAGACCCTTACGGTGAAGGTTGGATGATTAAAATTAAAGTAGCTGACTTGTCAGAAGTTGAAGCTTTAATGGATAGTGAAGCATACCAAAAAGAAGTTGCTAACTAA